The genomic stretch TCAATCGTGGTGTGGCCAACTCTCGGCGGCCTCGGGTATCGACGTGAAGGACTTGGCTTCCTTCCTCGATGCGTTGAAGCAGCGCCACGACTTCTTCCACTCGCTCGGTGGGCGCATCTCCGATCACGGCATGGACTACGTGCCGTTCGAGCCGTGCACGGAGGCCGAAGCGCGGGCGATCTTCGCGCAGAGTTTCGGCGGCATCGCGGCGACGCCGCAGCAGTGGGCGAAGTTCGCGACGTTCATGATGCTCTTCTTCGGTCGCCTCGACGCAGCCCGCGGCTGGACCAAGCAACTCCACCTCGGTGCTCTCAGAAACAACAACACGCGACTCCTGAAACGCCTCGGGGCGGATGCGGGCGTGGACTCCATCGGCGATTTCCCGCAGGCGGTCACTCTGGCGCGTTACCTCGACGCGCTCGATGCGGAGAACAATCTGCCTCGGGTCGTTCTCTACAATCTCAACCCGGCCGACAACTACGTCTTCGCGACCATGATCGGCAACTTCCAGGACGGTACCATCCCCGGGAAGCTGCAGTTCGGCTCCGGGTGGTGGTTTCTCGACCAAAAGGAAGCGATGGAGTGGCAGATCAATGCGCTTTCCCAGCTCGGTTTGCTGTCGCGCTTCGTCGGTATGCTCACGGACTCGCGCAGTTTCCTCAGCTACGTGCGCCACGAGTATTTCCGCCGTATCCTCTGCAACATCATCGGAAACGACGTCGCGGCGGGCTTGATCCCGGCCGACGAGAACGCCTTGGGCGAACTCGTGGAGGACATCTGCTACCGCAACGCCGCGGGCTTCTTCGGCCTCGAGGTCGGGCGCTGACTTCGGAGTGTGCGCGCACGGTGTCGCGCACGAGTGACGGCGCCTCGTGGCGCTCGGTGCCGGTTTCGTCGTGGTATGCGGCGTGCTCGGGGGCGGACGATGATCCGCGTCCCGATGCCCGATGGATGGCTCCTCGTCGAACACCGCAATCACGCGCGTCTCGCCGGCGAGTTCGCACGGCATTGGGGCAATGCGCGCTTCGCGCCTCCCGAGCCGCGGTCCCACGTGGTCGTCGCCGTGGCGCGCCACGACGACGCTTGGGCGGAGCGCGACGTCGCGCCGAGCGTCGCCGGGGGAGGGGAACCGGCCGGATTTTCCCGAGAACTCGTCGGCACCTACAGCGCGTTCGAGAACATCGACTTGGAGGATTACCTGCGCGTCCGCGGGAGGGCCACGGAGGCAGTCGCGCGCGAAGATCCGTACGCGGCCGTCTTGGTCTCGATGCACACGGTCAATCTCCTCACCGAGCAGGCCGATCCGAGTGCGCTCGGTGCGGCTCAAAGGGACCTTCTCGCGGGATTCGTCGGAGGGCAGCGGCGGCGGCAGGAGGATCTCGTCGCGTGCCTGCGCACCGATCCCGCATGGATCGAAGCGGTGCGGCCGGAGCGGCTGCGCCGCGCGTTCGAATTTCTGCAAGCGTGCGACAGTCTCTCGCTCGCTGTCTGCGTGGGGTATCCGAAGCGGATCGCGTTGAGGCACAGGCAGCCGACGACGGACGGCGGCTCGATCGAGATTCATTGCGAGCCTGTCGGCGAAGGTGAGTTTCGCGTCGATCCGTGGCCGTTCGACAGGGACTCGCTGGAGCTGCGTGTGCCGTGTCGCCGGGTGCCCGGCACGGTCTTCGCCAACGACACTACGCTGCGTCGCGCCTATGCGGCTGCACGCGTCGAGCCGATGGCGCTGCGTCTGCGACCGTGATGAAGAGGGGTCGGTAGCGGCCCTTATGCGACCGCTCTCTCGGGCTCATTTCAGCCGCTTCGTTCTCCAAAGATCGAAGCTCGGCCGGGGATCCGGCGATGGGAAAGCAAACATCATGAAGAGCCTCGATACCCTCGTCCTAGTCGCCGGCATGGCCGTCGGCATTCTTTCGCAACCGCTTTCGGCCGAGCCCCTCGGCGGCGAAATCACCGGTCATCGTGTGTCATCGGTATCTGGATACGTAGTGAAGGGAACTCCGCGCATCGCGGTCTTGCACCACCTGCAACACCCCTGCGAGAAACTGTCGGAAGACGTGTGGTTGTACCGTGGATACGGTGCGACGAAACCGAGCGCGACGACGGCCGACGCCGAGTGGTTGGTCGTCGTCTTCGAGAAGGGCAGCGTGCGCGACCTGCGCTTGACGACCGCTGCCGGTGCGCGGGCGCTCCTCGCTTCCGGCAGGTCGTCAGTCGCCGGAAGCGTCGCCTCGTCGCGTTGACCCGCGCGGGCGGAACCACCGGCGTCCTCAGGCCGGTTTCTTGCTCTCCATCGGGATGAGGTGCACGTCGCGCTGCGGAAAGGGGATCGAGCAACCTGCGGCTTCGAGTTCTGCCTTGATGGCTTCCAACAAGTGGAACTTGACGACCAGAAAGTCGGAGCGCTTCACCCATGGCCACACGACGATGTCCACGGAACTCTCCGCCAGCGTCATCACGCCGACGATGGGTGCCGGGTCGGTGAGGATGCGGTCGTCGGCCTTCAGCACGCGCCAGATCGCGGCCTGAGCGGCTTTGAGGTCGTCGTCGTAGGCCACGCTGAACGTGAGATCCACGCGCCGCGTGTCCTTGGCGGCCAGGTTCACGATCGTGCCGCTGGTGATGGAAGAGTTGGGCACGATCACGCCGCGGTTGTCGGGCGTGCGCATGATCGTGTGAAAGATCGAAATCTCCTCGACGATCCCGCTCGTACCTGCGGCTTCGATGAAATCGCCGACACGAAACGGCCGGAAAATGATGATCATCACGCCGGCGGCGAAATTGGAGAGGGAGCCTTGGAGTGCGAGACCGATGGCCAGACCGGCGGCACCGAGGATCGCGACGAGTGAAGTGGTCTTGAAACCGAGCGTGTCCAGCGCCGCGATCACGATGCCGACGAGCAGCACCACGCTGACGATGCGCACGAGGAACTTCGAGAGCGTGGCGTCGACCTTCGCGCGATCGAGCGCGCGCGCGAAGAGTCTCGCGACGAATCCGACGACCCAGCGCCCGATCACGAAAATGGCGACGGCCGCGAGGAGCTTGACGGCGAAGGCCACGCCTTGGGTCGCGAGCCATTGCAGGAAGGTGTCGATGGTTTCTTGGGAGATTTCCATGGGTGTGTGAGTTCTTGGGCCGACGGCGACCGTGCCACCGGTGATCCAGAACATCCAAACGTCGCGTCCCGATCGTGCAACCCGTCAACCCGACTCCATCGCGGTTGCACTGCCGGCTGTGGCTCCTTTTCTGCTCCATCCATGGGCATGGCGGGTGGAACCAAGAGCGATCACGCAACGCGCAGTCGCGGAGAGCTGCGCGACTGCGTCGTGCTCGCCGGCCCGGAACTGGAGCCGTGGAAGTGCGCGCGATTCGCGTGGCGCGACGAAACGATCACCGCGCTCGATCGGATCGCACCCGCGAGCGCATTGGCCGAAGGCGTATGCGTCGTCGTGCCCGGCTTGGTCAACGGGCACACGCACATGGGCGACTCGTGTCTACCGGACGGCGCGACCGGTCTCACGCTCGAGGAAGGGTTCTTTCGGCCGAACGGGTTCAAGTACCGCGAGCTGGCCAAGCTCTCGCCCGAGCAACACCTGCCGCACGTCGTCGAGCACCTTCGCTACATGGCGCGCACCGGGACGGTGTGCCATCTCGACTTTCGGGAGCAGGGTCCGGCGGGTGCGGAGCTGTTGCGAGAAGCGTCGCGACGGACGGGTGTGCGGTCGATCGTGTTGAGCCAGTTCAACGAGGCGCCTTTCACCGAGACCGATCTCGAGGACGACACGCGCGGCTTGCCGGAATCGGCGGTGCACGAACTCGAGCGGATCCTCGCGGTGGCCGACGGTTTCAGCGAGAGCACGATGAACGATCTCACGAGCACGGCCTGGCGAGAGATTCGCGACACGACCACGCGTGCAGGCAAGCTGCGAGCGATCCATTGTCTCGAGAACGTCGGCTACCGCACGCTCAGCCTCGCCCGCACCGGCGCAGGCGATCTCGCGCGAGCGCTCGAGCTCTACGATCCGCACGTGGTGGTGCACCTCACCGTCGCCGATCGCACGGAGATCGAGTCGCTCGTGCGGGCCGGCAAAACGGGCATCGTCAACCCGCGCGCGAACGCTGCTCTCGGTCTGCCTCTTCCCCCGTTGCGGGCGCTCCTGGAGGCGGGAGCCAACCTCATGCTCGGCACGGACAACGGGATGCTCAACAGTCCCAACCTTTTCGCCGAAATGGATTTCGCCTACAAGGTCGCGAAGAGCCAGTACGGCGACGCCGTGCGACCCGATCCGTCCGCGATCCTGCGCATGGCCACGAGCAATGCAGCCGCCGTGCTCGGCTCGGAGTTTCCCGGCGCGTTGGAGCGCGGCATGCCGGCGACGTTTTGCGTGCTCGACTTCCGGAGGCCGCATTTGCGCGCGACGCGCCACGTCGTCGCCTCGATCGTGACGCGCGTCACGCCCGAGGACGTGCTAGCGACCTACCGACACGGACGCGGGCTGTGGTGCGCGGCAGATTTCGACCCGTCGCCACGAGTGTGAACCCGATGCGTTCGAAGATCCCGCCACTGTGCGTCGCCGACGAGGCCACGTTTTGGCCGTGGCAGCGTTGGCCGCAGTTTGCGACGCGTCCGGAGCGCGCGGCGCACGTGGTGGTGGTGCCGATCGTGGGGATGGCGGATTGGGGTCTCGGCCACCCGTTGGATGCGGAAGAGACCGTGCTGATGCGCGTCTTGAAGGAAGCCGCCGCGAAGCGTGCCGACCGGCTGCAATTGCTGGTCGTCCCGCCGGTGCGATTCGTGCTCGGCCCGGAGGAGGGGTGTGCCTTCGCGGTGGATCCGCCGATCGCGCACGCGTGTATCGAAGAAGTGGTTACATCCGTCGCCGCGGCCGGTTTCCGCAAGATCGTGCTCTTCAACTCGAGTCCGTGGAACGAGGAGCTCTGCGACGTAGCCGCGCGGGATCTGCGCATCGATCGAGGCTTGCAGATGTTCTGCATCCACCTCGCCGCGCTCGGTTTCGATTTTCTGCCGGGGCGAAATCCGAACCGTTGGGAGTTGCAGACCGTGATCACGGCCTTGCTCGGAGCGGCGCCGGAGCGGATCGAAACCGCGGAGGACGTTGCAGGAGGAGGGAAACGATCACGGGCGGGTGGCGGCAAACCCGCGACGGTCACTGCCGCGACGGCGGCGGCTCCCGGCTTGCTGGAGACGGCGGCGAAACGCCTCGGCGGCTTGCTGCAGGAAATCCACGCCCGTGAGCCTCTGCCGGACGAGGGACGCATCCCGGAGGCGACGCCGTGAGCGATTTCGACACGTTTCCGTCCTACCGCGCTCGCTGGCTGCCGGGCATGACGCGGTCGCGAATCGCGGCGCTGCCCGACAAGGACCGGGCGATCGTGGTCGTCGCGACCGGTGCGATCGAGCAGCACGGGCCGCATCTGCCGGTCGCGGTCGACGCGCTCATGGGGCAGGTGTGGACGACGCGCGCGCTCGCGTTGCTGCCGGACGACGTCGCGTGTTTCGTCGGGCCTCCGATCGTGGTCGGCAAGAGCAACGAACACGTCGGTTTCCCGGGCACCTTGTCGATCTCGAAGGAAACGCTGCGGGCTCAAGTGCTGGCGATCGCGCGGCAACTGCGCGCGTGGGGATTCCGTCGTCTCCGGATTTTGAATACGCACGGTGGCAACACGTCGGTGTTGGTCTACACGATGCGCGAGGTGCGGGCGCAGTTCGGTTTCGACGCCGATTTCTTGCGGTCGGATTTCGCGCCCGATGTATCGAAGCAGGAGGCGGAGTTCGGTTTTCACGCGGGAGAAGTGGAGACCTCGTGGGTGCTCGCGGCGGCGAATCGGCTCGTGCGCATGTCCGAGGCGAGGACTTGTTATCCGGCGCGGTTGGAGGACCCTGGTGAACTGCGGCCGGAGGCGGCGCCTGCGACCTTCGCGTGGGTCACACGCGACCTCTCGCCGACCGGCATTCTCGGCGACGCGACCGCGGCCACTGCGACAAAAGGCGAACGTTGGCTCCAACTGGGCGCGGAAGGTTACGCGCGTGCGATCGAGGCCGCGTATCGGGAGAGTGGACCCGCGGTCGAACCGGCGTAGTCTCCACGATCATGGCCCACCATCTCGTCGATCGGATCGAGACTCGCAATCGTTGGAATCGTGACTACCCGCCGGTGTGCACGATCGCGTCCGGAGACACCGTCACCGTGCGGATGAAGGATTCGAGCGACGGTCAGGTGCATCCCGAGATGTCGCTGGAGGCGTTCGCCGCGTTCGACAAGATGCGCGTGCACTCGCTCAGTGGTCCGATCGCGATCGAAGGCGCGGAACCCGGCGACGCCTTGGAGATCGAGGTCCTCGAGCTCGAGCACGAAGGCTGGGCGTGGACCAGCATCATCCCCGGTCTCGGACTGCTCGGCGACGAGTTCGAGGAGCACTTCCTCCATGTCTGGAGGCTCGAACGACATTGCACGCGGAGCATGCCGGGCGTGACGCTCGATCTGCATCCGTTTTGCGGGATCATCGGGGTGCAACGCGCGGAGAGCGGCGAGTACCGCACGCGTCCGCCGGGCGTGTTCGGAGGCAACATGGACGTGCGGCATCTCGGAGTGGGGGCGAGGTTGATGCTTCCGGTGTTCACGCCGGGTGCCGGATTGTGCGCGGGCGACGCCCATGCGGCACAGGGCGACGGCGAGGTGTCGATCAACGCGATGGAGGCACCGATGTCGGTCACGTTGCGCGTGCATCTGCACAAGAATCGCCTGTTGGCCGCGCCGTACGCGTTGGCGACCCCGGCGCTGGTGCCGCCGCGCTATCTCGGTCGCCCTTGGCATGTGTTCATCGAGTCGCACGAGGACTTGCGCGAGGCGAGCCGGGCCGGCGTGCGGCGCGCGATGGGTTACTTGCAGCGGCGGCTCGGACTCTCGCGCGAGCAAGCGCTGATCCTGTGCAGCGTGGTGCTCGATTTGAAGATCAGCCAGATCGTCAACGCGCCTGTATGGACCGTGTCGGCCTACCTGCCCGAGGCGATCTTCGACGCCGCCGCGCCGCCTTGCTGGTGAGCTCCTCCGAGATGCGCTTCGAAGACTGGCAAGGCATGTCGCC from Opitutales bacterium ASA1 encodes the following:
- the uxaC gene encoding glucuronate isomerase — its product is MSSPAFLPDDYLLTNDWARRLYFDHAAPQPIVDYHCHLPPAEIASNRVFENLSKIWLAGDHYKWRGMRSNGVSEDLITGAASDYEKFIVFARTVPKLVRNPLHHWSHLELRRYFGIDLLINEENAPAIWEQANAKLATPALSVHGILDAFKVSVVCTTDDPTDDLAHHVAIAKSGLTTRVYPTFRPDKALGVQQPAAFQSWCGQLSAASGIDVKDLASFLDALKQRHDFFHSLGGRISDHGMDYVPFEPCTEAEARAIFAQSFGGIAATPQQWAKFATFMMLFFGRLDAARGWTKQLHLGALRNNNTRLLKRLGADAGVDSIGDFPQAVTLARYLDALDAENNLPRVVLYNLNPADNYVFATMIGNFQDGTIPGKLQFGSGWWFLDQKEAMEWQINALSQLGLLSRFVGMLTDSRSFLSYVRHEYFRRILCNIIGNDVAAGLIPADENALGELVEDICYRNAAGFFGLEVGR
- the mscS gene encoding small-conductance mechanosensitive channel MscS: MFWITGGTVAVGPRTHTPMEISQETIDTFLQWLATQGVAFAVKLLAAVAIFVIGRWVVGFVARLFARALDRAKVDATLSKFLVRIVSVVLLVGIVIAALDTLGFKTTSLVAILGAAGLAIGLALQGSLSNFAAGVMIIIFRPFRVGDFIEAAGTSGIVEEISIFHTIMRTPDNRGVIVPNSSITSGTIVNLAAKDTRRVDLTFSVAYDDDLKAAQAAIWRVLKADDRILTDPAPIVGVMTLAESSVDIVVWPWVKRSDFLVVKFHLLEAIKAELEAAGCSIPFPQRDVHLIPMESKKPA
- a CDS encoding amidohydrolase family protein, whose product is MGMAGGTKSDHATRSRGELRDCVVLAGPELEPWKCARFAWRDETITALDRIAPASALAEGVCVVVPGLVNGHTHMGDSCLPDGATGLTLEEGFFRPNGFKYRELAKLSPEQHLPHVVEHLRYMARTGTVCHLDFREQGPAGAELLREASRRTGVRSIVLSQFNEAPFTETDLEDDTRGLPESAVHELERILAVADGFSESTMNDLTSTAWREIRDTTTRAGKLRAIHCLENVGYRTLSLARTGAGDLARALELYDPHVVVHLTVADRTEIESLVRAGKTGIVNPRANAALGLPLPPLRALLEAGANLMLGTDNGMLNSPNLFAEMDFAYKVAKSQYGDAVRPDPSAILRMATSNAAAVLGSEFPGALERGMPATFCVLDFRRPHLRATRHVVASIVTRVTPEDVLATYRHGRGLWCAADFDPSPRV
- a CDS encoding creatininase family protein, encoding MSDFDTFPSYRARWLPGMTRSRIAALPDKDRAIVVVATGAIEQHGPHLPVAVDALMGQVWTTRALALLPDDVACFVGPPIVVGKSNEHVGFPGTLSISKETLRAQVLAIARQLRAWGFRRLRILNTHGGNTSVLVYTMREVRAQFGFDADFLRSDFAPDVSKQEAEFGFHAGEVETSWVLAAANRLVRMSEARTCYPARLEDPGELRPEAAPATFAWVTRDLSPTGILGDATAATATKGERWLQLGAEGYARAIEAAYRESGPAVEPA
- a CDS encoding acetamidase/formamidase family protein, with translation MAHHLVDRIETRNRWNRDYPPVCTIASGDTVTVRMKDSSDGQVHPEMSLEAFAAFDKMRVHSLSGPIAIEGAEPGDALEIEVLELEHEGWAWTSIIPGLGLLGDEFEEHFLHVWRLERHCTRSMPGVTLDLHPFCGIIGVQRAESGEYRTRPPGVFGGNMDVRHLGVGARLMLPVFTPGAGLCAGDAHAAQGDGEVSINAMEAPMSVTLRVHLHKNRLLAAPYALATPALVPPRYLGRPWHVFIESHEDLREASRAGVRRAMGYLQRRLGLSREQALILCSVVLDLKISQIVNAPVWTVSAYLPEAIFDAAAPPCW